One part of the Desulfovibrio desulfuricans genome encodes these proteins:
- a CDS encoding bifunctional diguanylate cyclase/phosphodiesterase, protein MPDSSAQDLFVETFCDLPLHPASLADSHPHPCRATSMVPPPASTSLNVATADDDQRRQALLDVLQNQTITSVLQPIVSLRDGAVFGYEALGRGPAGTPLEGPEALIQCALENGRMLELEHLFRRSALRAARQMPTGIRLFLNVNPNIIQDSHFGMGFTKEYLTRFAISAEDIVFEITERESVVNLRGFKQIIEHYKGQNYQISIDDAGAGYSGLNLISDVQPHFIKLDMQLIRGVDKDLTRQALIKSMQEFAALTNTRIIAEGIETEEELATLISFDVPYGQGYFLRRPDPTPRAVDPLALQVIHRENKIKNRFFGARVHKFHVRHICRAGTVVPPHMPIRSVVDLFEKNSKLNGLCVVMGDLPVGALTRNRLYEQLSGRFGFSLFADKAVEAVMDRSFLCVDHQCTIDLVARQAMRRDDAKLYDFVTVTREGRYQGVVTVKELLEKSIELEVANARQLNPLSELPGNALIDIELERLVRLGLPRIVLYFDIDNFKAYNDKYGFKNGDRALKRLSSIIKESASEDDFVGHIGGDDFIAVTDALTAPDVCETIISAFNDSVPAFYSADDVQRGYIEGKSRSNIEERFPLMSLTIVGVNASNFQSSFDLARAAATLKKQCKRISGSNYQLEA, encoded by the coding sequence ATGCCCGATTCTTCCGCGCAGGATTTATTTGTAGAAACTTTTTGCGATCTGCCGCTGCATCCTGCAAGTTTGGCAGATTCGCACCCACATCCATGCCGCGCTACGTCCATGGTTCCGCCGCCCGCATCAACTTCACTGAATGTTGCAACTGCCGATGATGATCAGCGTCGTCAGGCCTTGCTGGATGTGCTCCAGAATCAGACCATCACCAGCGTGCTCCAGCCCATTGTTTCTCTTCGCGATGGCGCTGTTTTTGGTTATGAAGCGCTTGGCCGCGGCCCTGCCGGAACTCCGCTTGAAGGTCCAGAGGCCCTTATTCAGTGCGCGCTGGAAAATGGGCGCATGCTGGAGCTTGAGCATCTCTTCCGGCGTAGCGCCCTGCGCGCCGCCCGCCAGATGCCAACGGGCATCCGCCTGTTTCTTAATGTAAATCCCAACATTATTCAGGATTCCCATTTTGGCATGGGCTTCACCAAGGAATACCTGACCCGCTTTGCCATCAGCGCCGAAGATATTGTTTTTGAAATCACCGAGCGCGAATCGGTTGTGAACCTGCGCGGCTTCAAGCAGATTATCGAGCATTACAAAGGCCAGAATTACCAGATCAGCATCGACGATGCGGGCGCAGGCTATTCCGGCCTCAACCTTATATCTGACGTGCAGCCGCATTTCATCAAGCTCGATATGCAGCTCATACGTGGGGTGGATAAAGACCTCACCCGGCAGGCGCTCATCAAGAGCATGCAGGAATTTGCGGCGCTCACCAATACGCGCATCATTGCCGAGGGCATAGAAACCGAAGAAGAGCTGGCAACCCTCATCAGTTTTGATGTGCCCTACGGACAGGGCTATTTTCTCCGCAGGCCAGATCCCACGCCAAGAGCCGTAGACCCGCTGGCCCTTCAGGTCATTCACCGCGAAAACAAGATTAAAAACAGATTTTTTGGCGCGCGCGTCCACAAGTTTCATGTGCGCCATATTTGCCGCGCAGGCACCGTTGTGCCGCCGCACATGCCCATACGTAGCGTGGTAGATTTGTTCGAAAAAAACAGCAAACTCAACGGGCTGTGCGTGGTTATGGGTGATTTGCCCGTGGGGGCGCTCACACGCAACCGCCTGTACGAGCAACTAAGCGGCAGATTCGGTTTTTCCCTTTTTGCCGACAAAGCTGTGGAAGCGGTCATGGACCGCTCCTTTTTGTGTGTGGACCACCAATGCACCATTGATCTGGTAGCGCGTCAGGCCATGCGCCGTGATGACGCCAAACTCTATGATTTTGTCACCGTAACCCGCGAGGGTCGTTATCAGGGTGTGGTAACAGTCAAGGAACTGCTCGAAAAGAGCATCGAACTGGAAGTCGCCAACGCGCGCCAGCTCAATCCTCTTTCAGAACTGCCCGGCAACGCGCTCATAGATATAGAGCTGGAGCGGCTTGTGCGCCTTGGTTTGCCGCGTATTGTTCTCTACTTCGATATCGACAACTTCAAGGCTTACAACGACAAATACGGCTTTAAAAATGGCGACAGGGCGCTCAAGCGCCTCTCGTCCATCATCAAGGAAAGCGCGAGCGAGGATGATTTTGTAGGCCACATCGGCGGCGATGACTTTATCGCCGTAACAGATGCCCTTACGGCCCCTGATGTGTGCGAAACCATCATCTCTGCTTTTAACGACAGCGTGCCTGCCTTTTACAGCGCCGATGACGTCCAGCGCGGTTACATCGAGGGCAAAA